AGTTTAAGATGAGAATTAAAAGCTGCATAATACAGCATCATGGAAAAGTTGAATTTGGCTCTCCTAAAGTACCAAAAACTGAAGAAGCTTATGTGGTTCACTTTGCAGATTATGTAGATGCTATGATGAATAAAATTCAACAAGTTAGAGAGAATACTCAATTACCTGGATGGTCTGAATTTGACAGAAGACTTGGAACTAGATTATATTTATAATATAATTCATAAAATCGTATACCTTTATGGTATGGACATTTTTAACTATAATTAAAAAGTGATATACTTTTAAATTTAAAAATATGATATAAACACGAACATTTTTATTACATTTTTGAAAATAGTATGTTATAATATGAATTATAATAAAATTACAATATTTTTTGTACATATTGGAGGTTTTTAGCATGAGAGATAGTTACACATCACCATTAGGGGAAAGATATGCTTCTAAAGAAATGTCATATTTATTTTCACAGGATAAAAAATTTAAAACTTGGAGAAAATTATGGGTTGCTCTAGCAGAAAGTGAAAAAGAACTAGGATTAAATATAACTGAAGAGCAAATAAAACAGTTAAAATCACACGTAGAAGATATAAATTATGAAATAGCTGTAGCTAAAGAAAAAGAAATAAGACATGATGTAATGAGTCATGTATATGCTTATGGAGTTCAATGTCCAGATGCTAAAGGAATAATACATTTGGGAGCTACTAGCTGCTATGTAGGAGACAATACAGATCTAATAATTATGAAGGAAGCTTTAAATTTAGTAAGAATTAAACTTATAAATGTTATAAACTCATTAAGCAAGTTTGCTTTAGAGTATAAGGATTTACCTACTTTAGGTTTTACACACTTGCAGCCAGCTCAATTAACTACAGTGGGTAAAAGAACTACTTTATGGATAGAAGAACTATTGATGGATGTTCAAAGTATAGATTTTGCATTAGAACAATGTAGATTTAGAGGGGTAAAAGGTACCACTGGAACTCAAGCAAGTTTTATGAAATTATTTGAAGGTGACGGAGAAAAAGTTAAAAGACTAGATATAACCGTAGCAAATAAGATGGGTTTTGAAAAAGTATTTCCTGTAACTGGACAAACATATACAAGAAAATTAGATTATATAGTTTTAAGTGCCTTAGCGCAGGTAGCTCAAAGTGCATATAAGTTCAGCAATGATTTAAGAATACTTCAAAACATGAAAGAAATGGAAGAACCTTTTGAAAAGAATCAAGTAGGATCTTCAGCTATGGCTTATAAGAGAAATCCTATGCGTTCAGAAAGAATAGGTGCTTTAGCTAGATATATAATTGTAAATTCATTAAATCCAGCAATAACTGCATCAACTCAATGGTTTGAAAGAACGTTAGATGATTCTGCTAATAAGAGAATAGCTGTATCTGAAAGTTTCTTAGCTTTAGATGGAGTACTAAACCTATACTTAAATGTAGCTAGTAATTTAGTAGTATATCCTAAGGTTATATCATCTCACGTAAATAGGGAACTTCCTTTTATGGCTACAGAAAACATTCTCATGGAAGCTGTTAAACGTGGGGGAGATAGACAAGAGCTTCATGAAAAAATAAGAGTTTATTCTATGGAAGCAGCTAAAAGAGTTAAAGCAGAAGGTATGGAAAATAATCTAATTGAATTAATAGTTAAGGATGAAGCTTTTAATATGACAGAAAAAGAAATAATGGATACCATAGATCCAGTTAAATTTACTGGAAGAGCACCTATGCAAGTAGTTGAATTTATTGAAGAATATGTTAAGCCTTTACTTGAAAACAATAAAAAAGCTTTAGGTGTAGAAGCTGAAATAACTGTATAGTAGCATATAAAAAAAGACCAAGATTTTTAAAATCTTGGTCTTTTTTAGTAAAAATGAAAAATCTTTTATAAACATATGGTAGGATGTATAGTATAAATAATGCTAATTTTTTCACTTATTTACCAACCTTTTTTAAAAGTTAGACAGTATATAAGTGTAATGGGAAAGGGGATGAAATTTAGTATTGAAAAAGAATAAAGCCGATAGAATAATAAAAGAATATATAAAACCCTTGTATGGTTTTTCTATGAATAAAACTAGAAATATTAATGAAGCTGATGAACTTGCAAGTAGAATTATACTTCAGGTATATGATGTGCTTATAAAAAGAGATAGCTTTATTGATTTAAATAGCTATATTTTTAAAATCGCTTATAATGTTTGGACAAAATATATTGATGGTAAAACAAAAAGTATTAATAATATATCAATTGATAAAATAGTTATTTCCTCAGACTTAGAAATTGACAAGGATATTTTTAAAAGTGAAATGGCAGGAAAACTCAGGTTAGAAATATCATTTTTGTCAAAACAGCAAAGGGAAATAGTAATACTTCACTATTACAAAGGATTAAAAATAAAAGAAATTGCTAAAAAATTAAATCTACCAGAAGGCACTGTAAAATGGCACCTTTATGAAAGTAAAAAGGAGATGAAAAAAGGTATGGAAGTAATGAGAACTGTTGGGAACTTGGGAATTAGTCCTATTAAATTTTCAAGTATGACACATAATGGGGAACCAGGAAAAAGAGGAGACACTAAGGATTTTTTTAGAAGAACTATAACTCAAAATATAGCTTATGCAGCTTATGGTGAGCCATTAACAATAAATAAAATTGCAGAGGAACTAGGTATATCTCCTATATTTGTAGAAGATGAAGTTAGTGAGCTTGAAGAGTATGGTTTTATGGACAAACTACCTGGTGGAAAGTATCAAACTAATATGTTGATTTCAGAAGAGTCGGAAGAAAAATGGGAAGCACTACAGGAAATATATAAAAAGTATGCTGACATAGTTGTAGATGAGTATTTTCTCCAGTTTTTTAATATGGAAGAGCAGTTTAGAAGTCTCAATATTTATTATCCCAATAATGATTTTAACTTGCTTTTATGGAGTGTAATTCCTTATGCCATGAAAAAATTAAATTTCTCTCAATTGGAGAAAATACCTTATAAGGAAGTTACTACACTGCGTAAAGATGGTGGAAATTATATTGCACTTGCTTCTATCTATAAAGAAATAAAGAAAAGTGATGAATTTAATTATAACTCTTGTGGAGATATGTATAGAAGTAATGACGAATTTCCAATTCTAGGATGGCAATTTAATACAGGGTGGAGTAATAGAGCATTTGATTGGAGAGACAATATTATGTCGGATTATATAGGACTTTATCATTTTATAAATGGCAACTTAAGAGAAAACAATGTAAATATGGATATATACAGAAGACTAATAGATAAGGGCTATTTAATAAGAATTGAAAATGGTTATAAAGTAAATGTGGTTTATTGTAAGAATAAAGAAATAAAAGATAAGTTTATTAAAATATTGCCCTCAGCTTCAGAGAAACTTTTAAAGTTAGGAAATAAGCTAGATAGAGTTGTATATGAAATTGAAAAAGCCTCTCAACCTATTCACATGCATAAAGCTATAAGATATAGCTGTCAGAACAAATTAACAGCCTTAAAAACCTATGTGCTGAAAAATTTATTAGACAGAGGATTATTAAAGGAACCAACTTCTGAAGAAGCAAAAGGTATATCAACAATTCTCTTTATTGAGGAGTGAATTAAGTGTTTAAAAGAATACTAAATTTTTGTAAAATAAGTGTTGCTTCAGCACCAGGATTTTTTATTATAAATATTAGTGTACTGCTTATTATGGCACTGGCTGGAATTGGGATTAGCTACTCTTTTAAATTAGCAACAGATACAATATTATACTACCAAAAGGCTGGAGTGTATAGTATTAAAGTGATGATGCCTATACTATTTTTCTTTTTAATGATATGTATAGGTGGAAATACAAGAAATTTTGAGAATATGATGATAACTGCCTATACCAAAAGGTCTAAAAAACTTTTCTCTAAATTCTTTTTATATAAAAGTTATAAGTCTAAACAAGATGATTTTTATAATAATAGCTTTTATGATAATTATGAGTTTGTAAGAAAAAACATGGATAATACTACTGAAATAACAGTAACGGTATTTAATAAATTTGCTATGTCCAGCTTTAAGCTCATTTTATCAGCTTTGGCTATTTCATATTTTGACCC
The DNA window shown above is from Haloimpatiens massiliensis and carries:
- the purB gene encoding adenylosuccinate lyase; its protein translation is MRDSYTSPLGERYASKEMSYLFSQDKKFKTWRKLWVALAESEKELGLNITEEQIKQLKSHVEDINYEIAVAKEKEIRHDVMSHVYAYGVQCPDAKGIIHLGATSCYVGDNTDLIIMKEALNLVRIKLINVINSLSKFALEYKDLPTLGFTHLQPAQLTTVGKRTTLWIEELLMDVQSIDFALEQCRFRGVKGTTGTQASFMKLFEGDGEKVKRLDITVANKMGFEKVFPVTGQTYTRKLDYIVLSALAQVAQSAYKFSNDLRILQNMKEMEEPFEKNQVGSSAMAYKRNPMRSERIGALARYIIVNSLNPAITASTQWFERTLDDSANKRIAVSESFLALDGVLNLYLNVASNLVVYPKVISSHVNRELPFMATENILMEAVKRGGDRQELHEKIRVYSMEAAKRVKAEGMENNLIELIVKDEAFNMTEKEIMDTIDPVKFTGRAPMQVVEFIEEYVKPLLENNKKALGVEAEITV
- a CDS encoding RNA polymerase sigma factor, producing MKKNKADRIIKEYIKPLYGFSMNKTRNINEADELASRIILQVYDVLIKRDSFIDLNSYIFKIAYNVWTKYIDGKTKSINNISIDKIVISSDLEIDKDIFKSEMAGKLRLEISFLSKQQREIVILHYYKGLKIKEIAKKLNLPEGTVKWHLYESKKEMKKGMEVMRTVGNLGISPIKFSSMTHNGEPGKRGDTKDFFRRTITQNIAYAAYGEPLTINKIAEELGISPIFVEDEVSELEEYGFMDKLPGGKYQTNMLISEESEEKWEALQEIYKKYADIVVDEYFLQFFNMEEQFRSLNIYYPNNDFNLLLWSVIPYAMKKLNFSQLEKIPYKEVTTLRKDGGNYIALASIYKEIKKSDEFNYNSCGDMYRSNDEFPILGWQFNTGWSNRAFDWRDNIMSDYIGLYHFINGNLRENNVNMDIYRRLIDKGYLIRIENGYKVNVVYCKNKEIKDKFIKILPSASEKLLKLGNKLDRVVYEIEKASQPIHMHKAIRYSCQNKLTALKTYVLKNLLDRGLLKEPTSEEAKGISTILFIEE